Proteins co-encoded in one Pseudobdellovibrionaceae bacterium genomic window:
- the greB gene encoding transcription elongation factor GreB: MSNETSDQKPRERKNYITPTGFQRLKDEFQHLMQVERPKLVETVAWAASNGDRSENADYIYGKRRLREIDSRLRFLTGRLEAAVVVDPATLSGHKVVFGSTVTLETEDGETLKYQIVGEDEFDAKTGRISWRSPVATALLGKSVGDEVMLKKPSGDETVEIVDLEFI; encoded by the coding sequence ATGTCCAACGAGACTTCCGACCAGAAACCGCGCGAGCGGAAAAACTACATCACGCCGACCGGCTTTCAGCGTCTGAAGGACGAGTTTCAACATCTGATGCAGGTCGAACGTCCAAAGCTCGTCGAGACCGTGGCCTGGGCCGCCTCCAACGGCGATCGCAGCGAAAACGCCGATTACATCTACGGAAAACGGCGCCTGCGCGAAATCGATTCGCGACTGCGTTTTTTGACCGGGCGCCTGGAAGCCGCGGTGGTCGTCGACCCCGCGACCCTGTCGGGCCACAAGGTGGTGTTCGGCTCCACGGTCACCCTGGAAACCGAGGACGGGGAAACGCTGAAGTACCAGATCGTCGGCGAAGACGAGTTCGACGCGAAAACGGGCCGGATCTCTTGGCGGTCGCCGGTCGCGACGGCCCTTTTGGGGAAAAGCGTGGGCGACGAAGTCATGCTGAAGAAACCGTCGGGCGATGAAACGGTCGAGATCGTCGACCTCGAATTCATCTGA
- a CDS encoding DUF3465 domain-containing protein, with protein MKSFVVGFVLCTVFASVSAQAVYPEDFKGFAHEATVTDDRDLVKANRDRRTVRFLRAANLTVTKLMPDDTQGSRHQRFYAKLSDASEVYIVYSLEYGRVRVPVTVGSRIGVGGEYRWTKFGGLLHWVHEDHRDQRPDGYVEVRGVRYGKDR; from the coding sequence GTGAAGTCGTTCGTTGTTGGTTTTGTTTTGTGCACCGTCTTCGCGAGCGTCTCCGCGCAGGCCGTTTACCCGGAAGATTTTAAAGGCTTCGCGCATGAGGCCACGGTCACCGACGATCGTGATCTCGTGAAAGCCAATCGTGACCGCCGCACCGTTCGTTTCTTGCGCGCGGCCAATCTGACCGTCACGAAGCTGATGCCCGACGATACCCAAGGCAGTCGCCACCAGCGCTTCTACGCGAAGCTCAGCGATGCCTCGGAAGTCTACATCGTTTACTCGCTGGAGTACGGCCGGGTGCGCGTTCCCGTCACGGTCGGAAGCCGTATCGGCGTCGGCGGGGAGTACCGCTGGACGAAGTTTGGTGGCCTTTTGCATTGGGTGCACGAGGATCATCGAGATCAGCGGCCCGACGGCTACGTCGAAGTCCGGGGCGTGCGTTACGGCAAAGACCGGTAA